Proteins from a single region of Thunnus albacares chromosome 14, fThuAlb1.1, whole genome shotgun sequence:
- the ccser2a gene encoding serine-rich coiled-coil domain-containing protein 2 isoform X2 — protein sequence MEDKAPIRSAMVSRLPKFGGRSSGGGTGPLSNGSTQPTTPSQDGKITPPGTRPNGVIRASPFSLKWRKDEGTTPSSPTTPTSPGEGGEDKAQTQLPSLAKEVKSASPGTPKIRRSGSLMVAVSSPKAIPKQSSKMSPKAGTKLGQSPLNGGPKVSHNGYSISARTGSESRLVRPRLGSSSPRSSSQDSLSQSSDSTKTLAMDNMVRSNSFTHFKQIPSPTSQPMTRSFSFNRAVELAKPLANTQLRPPRSSFLKPPQLSNGRVGLGLGGLNGSHGGAGGLGGGIGGLQHNRTPPAASSLPTPSISPAPTTPSALRKPLLPSCVLTKSLGNSGGSLGYRLARSAQAKQQKPLFPGRVKGDVRPSAAPECGGTLGIAIHIEPTDEAAKAGSHCESDGSSGDGGGKGGESHVLRQSSGQAAGETLEDMSLSSASSLDRGDTSEEFLDDFDSVGDVFSDGDLPDNRTTGISTQTRLHSFLDETIDWVTVDLAGHKEESPMQDSQGPLALSPERVDVCQASSVELSPSNSSGGTYMWDEDGLEPLGGLGTHLFDSYDDSELNSMDILNNLDPPGTGELDDDDLMLDVDLPEDGLHDIDRMSHIERSERAGRQGQRRKHHRWVGPDHFHNDSRGPFFQHYDGLKASRMSSRPVPSEGRQHGYTAMLDELTLEHMTQDCSSLKNQLLRLKTLLQLEDTDSPADVAEEIEDNTTASQLEELIKEVQVLRVELRSRDKTIAKLTLQCQQLQQQHQREQMPAHGRQVRCQCHHQRAPSSLRQTDRQQDKRMQQHYDKATQTYWRPLSHPGVLPTPLLSPWQAQHQGLTRTSMPQRRQTSNTTAFQPLPQRAPPPGKTSKNSPHRGPQ from the exons ATGGAAGATAAAGCACCCATCAGGTCTGCCATGGTATCTAGATTGCCTAAGTTCGGTGGACGCTCCTCAGGTGGTGGCACTGGCCCCTTGTCCAATGGTTCTACACAGCCAACCACCCCTTCCCAGGATGGTAAGATAACTCCACCAGGAACACGCCCAAATGGTGTGATCCGAGCCTCTCCTTTTTCCCTGAAATGGAGAAAAGATGAAGGGACAACCCCATCCAGCCCCACCACTCCCACCAGCCCTGGGGAAGGAGGTGAAGACAAGGCTCAGACACAGCTTCCCTCTCTGGCAAAGGAGGTAAAGAGTGCCTCACCAGGGACACCCAAGATTCGGAGGTCAGGTTCTCTGATGGTGGCTGTCTCTAGCCCCAAGGCAATCCCCAAGCAATCCTCGAAGATGAGTCCCAAAGCAGGGACTAAGCTAGGCCAAAGCCCACTCAATGGAGGTCCTAAAGTTAGCCATAATGGATATAGCATTTCTGCTCGAACAGGATCAGAGTCCCGCCTCGTGCGGCCAAGATTAGGCTCCAGCTCTCCCAGAAGCAGCTCTCAAGACAGCCTCTCCCAGTCCAGTGACAGCACAAAGACCTTGGCAATGGACAACATGGTGCGTTCAAACAGCTTCACTCATTTCAAGCAGATCCCCTCTCCCACCAGCCAGCCTATGACACGGTCCTTCTCCTTTAATCGGGCAGTGGAGCTGGCCAAACCTCTGGCCAACACCCAACTCCGGCCTCCTCGGAGTAGTTTCCTCAAACCCCCTCAGCTTAGCAATGGACGGGTGGGTTTAGGACTGGGAGGTCTGAATGGCAGCCATGGAGGTGCAGGAGGTCTAGGTGGAGGGATTGGAGGTCTTCAGCACAACAGAACTCCTCCAGCTGCCTCCTCTCTGCCCACCCCCTCAATCTCTCCAGCACCCACTACTCCCAGTGCTCTGAGGAAGCCACTGCTCCCCAGTTGTGTGCTGACCAAGTCATTGGGAAATAGTGGGGGCTCTTTGGGCTACAGGCTGGCTAGGTCTGCGCAGGCCAAGCAGCAAAAGCCTCTTTTTCCTGGTCGGGTGAAAGGGGATGTCAGACCTTCAGCTGCCCCTGAATGTGGAGGGACATTAGGGATAGCAATACATATTGAGCCGACTGATGAGGCTGCAAAAGCAGGCTCTCACTGTGAGAGTGATGGAAGCTCTGgggatggaggaggaaaaggaggagaaagtcATGTACTTAGGCAGAGTTCTGGCCAGGCAGCAGGTGAGACTCTGGAGGACATGTCCTTATCCTCTGCCTCGTCTCTAGACAGAGGCGACACCAGTGAAGAGTTTCTAGATGACTTTGACAGTGTGGGAGATGTGTTCAGTGATGGGGACCTGCCTGACAACAGGACAACTGGTATCAGTACTCAAACCCGCCTACACAGCTTTCTCGATGAGACCATTGACTGGGTCACTGTGGATCTGGCAG GACATAAAGAAGAAAGCCCTATGCAGGACTCCCAGGGACCACTGGCGTTGTCTCCAGAACGGGTTGATGTCTGCCAGGCTTCATCTGTGGAGCTGTCGCCCTCCAACAGCTCTGGTGGAACCTACATGTGGGATGAAGATGGTCTTGAGCCCCTTGGGGGGCTTGGGACACATCTATTTGACAGCTATGATGACTCAGAGCTCAACAGCATG GATATCCTGAACAACCTGGACCCTCCGGGCACTGGAGAGTTGGATGATGATGACCTTATGCTGGATGTGGACCTCCCAGAGGATGGCTTGCATG ACATTGACAGGATGTCCCACATTGAGCGCTCGGAGAGGGCCGGTCGGCAGGGACAGCGGCGTAAGCACCATCGCTGGGTTGGACCAGACCATTTCCACAATGATAGCAG gggCCCTTTCTTCCAGCACTATGATGGTCTTAAGGCCTCAAGGATGTCTTCACGGCCAGTCCCCTCTGAAGGCAGGCAGCATGGCTACACAGCAATGCTGGATGAACTCACACTCGAGCATATGACCCAGGACTGCAGCTCGCTCAAGAATCAGCTTCTCAGGCTCAAAACCTTACTACAG CTTGAGGATACAGACTCTCCAGCAGATGTTGCTGAGGAGATCGAAGACAATACCACTGCATCACAG ttggaGGAGCTGATTAAGGAAGTGCAGGTGCTCAGAGTAGAGCTGAGGAGTCGAGACAAGACCATTGCTAAGCTCACATTGCAGTGCCAACAGCTACAGCAACAACATCAGCGGGAACAAATG CCTGCTCATGGACGGCAGGTCAGATGTCAGTGCCACCACCAGAGGGCTCCCTCTTCACtaagacagactgacagacagcaggACAAACGGATGCAGCAGCACTATGACAAGGCCACCCAGACGTACTGGAGACCACTCAGCCATCCT